A genomic window from Phoenix dactylifera cultivar Barhee BC4 unplaced genomic scaffold, palm_55x_up_171113_PBpolish2nd_filt_p 000007F, whole genome shotgun sequence includes:
- the LOC103709229 gene encoding upstream activation factor subunit UAF30-like isoform X4, producing the protein MVSDSELVERLREFLRASDLSTTTTAIVRRKLEEDFGVDLSSKKAFIREQVDLFLHSELNDNKEVEEDDGLGREEGERDREEGRGEADEEEDDEQEDDEEEEDEGGSSRKRRLTKLNKEVKKRGGGFTKLCSLSPALQQFVGESELARTEVVKKLWAYIRQNNLQDPNNKKKIICDERLQSIFNVSTIDMFQMNKALSKHIWPLNSEGGPSTVVKSEPKEKQHKKEREGKRQKGGSSGLLAPLPLSDDLVKFIGTGENALSRSDVVKRMWEYIKQNNLQTELLKSR; encoded by the exons ATGGTGTCGGACTCGGAGCTCGTGGAGCGGCTCCGGGAGTTCCTCCGGGCCTCCGAcctctccaccaccaccacagcCATCGTCCGCCGGAAGCTCGAGGAGGACTTCGGCGTCGATCTCTCCAGCAAGAAGGCCTTCATCAGGGAGCAGGTCGATCTTTTCCTCCACAGCGAGCTCAACGACAACAAGGAGGTGGAAGAGGACGACGGCTTGGGAAGGGAGGAAGGCGAAAGGGACCGAGAGGAAGGCAGGGGGGAGGCggacgaggaggaggatgatgagcaAGAGGACgacgaggaggaagaagacgagGGCGGGAGCAGCAGGAAGAGGCG ATTGACCAAGCTCAATAAGGAGGTCAAGAAAAGGGGTGGCGGATTTACTAAGCTGTGCAGTCTTTCTCCAGCACTGCAACAATTTGTTGGCGAATCTGAGTTAGCCAGAACTGAA GTTGTGAAGAAATTATGGGCTTATATTCGTCAGAACAATTTGCAAGACCcaaacaataagaaaaagataatatgTGATGAAAGACTGCAAAGCATTTTTAATGTCAGCACCATTGACAtgtttcaaatgaacaaagcttTATCAAAGCATATTTGGCCTTTAAATTCTGAAG GTGGCCCATCGACCGTAGTGAAGTCAGAACCCAAGGAGAAACAAcataaaaaggaaagagaag GAAAGCGGCAAAAAGGAGGTTCTTCTGGTCTTCTTGCACCCCTTCCACTTTCAGATGATCTGGTGAAGTTTATTGGTACTGGTGAAAATGCATTATCTCGGTCTGATGTCGTGAAAAGGATGTGGGAGTACATAAAACAAAACAATCTGCAG ACAGAACTCTTGAAGTCAAGGTGA
- the LOC103709229 gene encoding upstream activation factor subunit spp27-like isoform X1, producing the protein MVSDSELVERLREFLRASDLSTTTTAIVRRKLEEDFGVDLSSKKAFIREQVDLFLHSELNDNKEVEEDDGLGREEGERDREEGRGEADEEEDDEQEDDEEEEDEGGSSRKRRLTKLNKEVKKRGGGFTKLCSLSPALQQFVGESELARTEVVKKLWAYIRQNNLQDPNNKKKIICDERLQSIFNVSTIDMFQMNKALSKHIWPLNSEGGPSTVVKSEPKEKQHKKEREGKRQKGGSSGLLAPLPLSDDLVKFIGTGENALSRSDVVKRMWEYIKQNNLQDPADKRNIICDKKLKELLKVDSFRGFTVSKLLVAHFIKTK; encoded by the exons ATGGTGTCGGACTCGGAGCTCGTGGAGCGGCTCCGGGAGTTCCTCCGGGCCTCCGAcctctccaccaccaccacagcCATCGTCCGCCGGAAGCTCGAGGAGGACTTCGGCGTCGATCTCTCCAGCAAGAAGGCCTTCATCAGGGAGCAGGTCGATCTTTTCCTCCACAGCGAGCTCAACGACAACAAGGAGGTGGAAGAGGACGACGGCTTGGGAAGGGAGGAAGGCGAAAGGGACCGAGAGGAAGGCAGGGGGGAGGCggacgaggaggaggatgatgagcaAGAGGACgacgaggaggaagaagacgagGGCGGGAGCAGCAGGAAGAGGCG ATTGACCAAGCTCAATAAGGAGGTCAAGAAAAGGGGTGGCGGATTTACTAAGCTGTGCAGTCTTTCTCCAGCACTGCAACAATTTGTTGGCGAATCTGAGTTAGCCAGAACTGAA GTTGTGAAGAAATTATGGGCTTATATTCGTCAGAACAATTTGCAAGACCcaaacaataagaaaaagataatatgTGATGAAAGACTGCAAAGCATTTTTAATGTCAGCACCATTGACAtgtttcaaatgaacaaagcttTATCAAAGCATATTTGGCCTTTAAATTCTGAAG GTGGCCCATCGACCGTAGTGAAGTCAGAACCCAAGGAGAAACAAcataaaaaggaaagagaag GAAAGCGGCAAAAAGGAGGTTCTTCTGGTCTTCTTGCACCCCTTCCACTTTCAGATGATCTGGTGAAGTTTATTGGTACTGGTGAAAATGCATTATCTCGGTCTGATGTCGTGAAAAGGATGTGGGAGTACATAAAACAAAACAATCTGCAG GATCCTGCTGATAAGAGGAATATTATATGTGACAAGAAGCTAAAGGAACTGTTAAAGGTTGATTCTTTTAGAGGCTTCACAGTTTCCAAGTTGCTGGTGGCTCATTTCATCAAGACAAAATAG
- the LOC103709229 gene encoding upstream activation factor subunit spp27-like isoform X2, giving the protein MVSDSELVERLREFLRASDLSTTTTAIVRRKLEEDFGVDLSSKKAFIREQVDLFLHSELNDNKEVEEDDGLGREEGERDREEGRGEADEEEDDEQEDDEEEEDEGGSSRKRRLTKLNKEVKKRGGGFTKLCSLSPALQQFVGESELARTEVVKKLWAYIRQNNLQDPNNKKKIICDERLQSIFNVSTIDMFQMNKALSKHIWPLNSEGGPSTVVKSEPKEKQHKKEREGKRQKGGSSGLLAPLPLSDDLVKFIGTGENALSRSDVVKRMWEYIKQNNLQDPADKRNIICDKKLKELLKVDSFRGFTVSKLLVAHFIKTK; this is encoded by the exons ATGGTGTCGGACTCGGAGCTCGTGGAGCGGCTCCGGGAGTTCCTCCGGGCCTCCGAcctctccaccaccaccacagcCATCGTCCGCCGGAAGCTCGAGGAGGACTTCGGCGTCGATCTCTCCAGCAAGAAGGCCTTCATCAGGGAGCAGGTCGATCTTTTCCTCCACAGCGAGCTCAACGACAACAAGGAGGTGGAAGAGGACGACGGCTTGGGAAGGGAGGAAGGCGAAAGGGACCGAGAGGAAGGCAGGGGGGAGGCggacgaggaggaggatgatgagcaAGAGGACgacgaggaggaagaagacgagGGCGGGAGCAGCAGGAAGAGGCG ATTGACCAAGCTCAATAAGGAGGTCAAGAAAAGGGGTGGCGGATTTACTAAGCTGTGCAGTCTTTCTCCAGCACTGCAACAATTTGTTGGCGAATCTGAGTTAGCCAGAACTGAA GTTGTGAAGAAATTATGGGCTTATATTCGTCAGAACAATTTGCAAGACCcaaacaataagaaaaagataatatgTGATGAAAGACTGCAAAGCATTTTTAATGTCAGCACCATTGACAtgtttcaaatgaacaaagcttTATCAAAGCATATTTGGCCTTTAAATTCTGAAG GTGGCCCATCGACCGTAGTGAAGTCAGAACCCAAGGAGAAACAAcataaaaaggaaagagaag GAAAGCGGCAAAAAGGAGGTTCTTCTGGTCTTCTTGCACCCCTTCCACTTTCAGATGATCTGGTGAAGTTTATTGGTACTGGTGAAAATGCATTATCTCGGTCTGATGTCGTGAAAAGGATGTGGGAGTACATAAAACAAAACAATCTGCAG GATCCTGCTGATAAGAGGAATATTATATGTGACAAGAAGCTAAAGGAACTGTTAAAGGTTGATTCTTTTAGAGGCTTCACAGTTTCCAAGTTGCTGGTGGCTCATTTCATCAAGACAAAATA A